In Vicingus serpentipes, the DNA window TCCTCTTTACACCTTTTTAAGTGCTGGCTTAGTAAATATTTTTGTCCCTAGTGGGGGTGGACAATGGGCTGTTCAAGGTCCTATTATTATTCAAGCCGCTACAGAAATGGGATTATCTCTTCCTAAAAGTATAATGGCTTTAGCTTATGGAGACCAACTTACAAATATGCTTCAACCATTTTGGGCATTGCCTTTATTAGGAATAACAGGTCTTAAAGCAAAAGAAATTTTGCCTTACACACTTTTTTTAATGATAATAGGAGGATTTATTTATTTAAGCTGTTTAATAATTTTTTAAACTGCAGGTAAATCATCTACTGATTTTGAATCTAAGGCATCTCTAAGGGCGTTTCCTACGAGCACAAATGCCAATACCATAATAATAATAGCAATACCAGGTAAAACAGCTAAATAAGCGTCTCCAGTAATTATATAACCTTTGTGCTCTGAAATCATTTTACCCCAAGTAGCCTGTGGAGGTTGTGCTCCAATTCCAAGGTAACTTAAGCCTGCTTCAATTAAAATTGCTGCTGCAAAGTTAATTGCCGAAATAACAATTACTGGCCCTAAAACATTGGGTATTATATGTCTAAAAATAATTCTTCCGTTGGTAAAACCTAATGCTCTACCTGCCTCAACAAATTCTTTTTCTCTAATACTTAAAACTTGACCTCTGACAACCCTTGCAACTTCAACCCACATTGTTAAACCTACAGCTACAAATACTTGCCAAAAATCTTTACCCAAAGCAAGTGTTATCGCAATTACTAATAAAAGTGTTGGGATAGACCAAACAACATTAATTACCCACATAATAACATCATCAACCCAGCCTCTAAAATAACCAGCTAAAGCTCCTAAGCTAATACCAATAAACAACGAAATAAATACAGAAATAAAGCCTACAGAAAGTGAAATCCAAGTTCCTGCCATTAGTCGACTAAGCATGTCTCTTCCATACTTATCGGTTCCTAAATAAAACTTTTTAGCTTCTATATTATTTGATATGATTTCTTTTTTAAGGTCATCAATGGAAATAGATAATTTACCATCTTCCACAGAATAAAACTCTAAATTTTGACTTGATTGAGCTACCTCATTATGATCTAACGGATAAACTACATCTGCTAAATTAAATTTGAGTATTTGCCCATTATTAACGTCTCCTCCAGTATATTTTTCTACAACAATATTACTTCCTTCAAAACTATAATCATAAATTGGTAAAGACTTATAACCTGTTTCTACTCCATTTGAAAACTTAGACCATAAGCTCGTTTTCTCAGATTCCCCATTTTTTCTAACATGTAAAATATCTACAGTAAAGCCAGGCTTTTTTGTTGTAATTTCAAGAATTTGATCATTCGCTTTTGGGGTAGAATCAGGACGGATAATAGGCCCTATTACAGCCACTAAGGTAGCCAAACAGATAATCGAAATTCCGAATAAAGCTAATTTATTCTTTTTTAACCGTTGCCAAGCATGGTAAGATAACGATTTCGAATATATTTCTTTTTTTTCTTTACTCATTAATATTTCCTGCCTTTCCATTCAAACTTCAAAAACATTGAAGCAAAACCAACAACTAAAATATAAAAAGGATAAAATAGTTGAACTGGTATAAAATACAACATCGATTTCTTTCGATTAAAAAATGCCGCAACCAAAAATAATAATATAAAATCAATAAGCCATTTACTTATCAATAAGAATATGTAGTAGTTTGTAAAATTTTCGCTTAATACTACTTGTGAATAGATGAATATTTGTAAAATATTTTGAAATAAGATAATAAGAGACAGCATTTTTAACATCTTACCTGCGTAAAATTTACTTTTTGAGGCCCATCTAATTCGTTGCTGAAAAAATTGGCTATAACTTATCATTGGATTCGTTTCAACAATAAAGTTTTTATTCAACAATCCTTTAATTGTAAGTTTTTGTTTAATAAACTTTTCTAAAAGAAAAACATCATCTCCTGAAGGGGTTTCATATTCATCATATCCTCCAACCAA includes these proteins:
- a CDS encoding ABC transporter permease, which encodes MSKEKKEIYSKSLSYHAWQRLKKNKLALFGISIICLATLVAVIGPIIRPDSTPKANDQILEITTKKPGFTVDILHVRKNGESEKTSLWSKFSNGVETGYKSLPIYDYSFEGSNIVVEKYTGGDVNNGQILKFNLADVVYPLDHNEVAQSSQNLEFYSVEDGKLSISIDDLKKEIISNNIEAKKFYLGTDKYGRDMLSRLMAGTWISLSVGFISVFISLFIGISLGALAGYFRGWVDDVIMWVINVVWSIPTLLLVIAITLALGKDFWQVFVAVGLTMWVEVARVVRGQVLSIREKEFVEAGRALGFTNGRIIFRHIIPNVLGPVIVISAINFAAAILIEAGLSYLGIGAQPPQATWGKMISEHKGYIITGDAYLAVLPGIAIIIMVLAFVLVGNALRDALDSKSVDDLPAV